The Symphalangus syndactylus isolate Jambi chromosome 23, NHGRI_mSymSyn1-v2.1_pri, whole genome shotgun sequence genome has a window encoding:
- the UQCC2 gene encoding ubiquinol-cytochrome c reductase complex assembly factor 2 isoform X3, which yields MYESLARLHSNYYKHKASWPLVAQGPGEMQLESKACVLISPLPSLPLCPGDQYPRPRDTSFSGLSLEEYKLILSSDTLEELKEMDKSMWKKLQEKFAPKGPEEDHKA from the exons ATGTACGAGAGCTTAGCACGACTCCATTCAAACTACTACAAACACAAG GCCTCCTGGCCTCTGGTTGCCCAGGGCCCAGGTGAAATGCAGTTAGAGAGCAAGGCTTGTGTGCTGatctctccccttccttcactTCCTCTCTGCCCCGGTGACCAGTACCCTCGCCCCAGAGACACCAGCTTCAGTGGCCTGTCGTTGGAAGAGTACAAGCTGATCCTGTCCTCAG ACACCTTGGAAGAGCTTAAGGAAATGGATAAAAGCATGTGGAAGAAACTGCAGGAGAAGTTTGCCCCCAAAGGTCCTGAGGAGGATCATAAGGCCTGA
- the UQCC2 gene encoding ubiquinol-cytochrome c reductase complex assembly factor 2 isoform X2, whose product MAASRYRRFLKLCEEWPVDETKRGRDLGAYLRQRVAQAFREGENTQVAEPEACDQMYESLARLHSNYYKHKYPRPRDTSFSGLSLEEYKLILSSDTLEELKEMDKSMWKKLQEKFAPKGPEEDHKA is encoded by the exons ATGGCGGCTAGCCGGTACCGGCGTTTTCTTAAGCTCTGTGAGGAATGGCCAGTGGACGAGACCAAACGGGGCCGGGACTTGGGCGCTTACCTGCGACAGCGGGTAGCACAAGCCTTTCGGGAGGGAGAGAATACCCAG GTTGCAGAGCCTGAGGCCTGTGATCAGATGTACGAGAGCTTAGCACGACTCCATTCAAACTACTACAAACACAAG TACCCTCGCCCCAGAGACACCAGCTTCAGTGGCCTGTCGTTGGAAGAGTACAAGCTGATCCTGTCCTCAG ACACCTTGGAAGAGCTTAAGGAAATGGATAAAAGCATGTGGAAGAAACTGCAGGAGAAGTTTGCCCCCAAAGGTCCTGAGGAGGATCATAAGGCCTGA
- the UQCC2 gene encoding ubiquinol-cytochrome c reductase complex assembly factor 2 isoform X1, translating to MAASRYRRFLKLCEEWPVDETKRGRDLGAYLRQRVAQAFREGENTQVAEPEACDQMYESLARLHSNYYKHKASWPLVAQGPGEMQLESKACVLISPLPSLPLCPGDQYPRPRDTSFSGLSLEEYKLILSSDTLEELKEMDKSMWKKLQEKFAPKGPEEDHKA from the exons ATGGCGGCTAGCCGGTACCGGCGTTTTCTTAAGCTCTGTGAGGAATGGCCAGTGGACGAGACCAAACGGGGCCGGGACTTGGGCGCTTACCTGCGACAGCGGGTAGCACAAGCCTTTCGGGAGGGAGAGAATACCCAG GTTGCAGAGCCTGAGGCCTGTGATCAGATGTACGAGAGCTTAGCACGACTCCATTCAAACTACTACAAACACAAG GCCTCCTGGCCTCTGGTTGCCCAGGGCCCAGGTGAAATGCAGTTAGAGAGCAAGGCTTGTGTGCTGatctctccccttccttcactTCCTCTCTGCCCCGGTGACCAGTACCCTCGCCCCAGAGACACCAGCTTCAGTGGCCTGTCGTTGGAAGAGTACAAGCTGATCCTGTCCTCAG ACACCTTGGAAGAGCTTAAGGAAATGGATAAAAGCATGTGGAAGAAACTGCAGGAGAAGTTTGCCCCCAAAGGTCCTGAGGAGGATCATAAGGCCTGA